Proteins co-encoded in one Methanosarcinales archaeon Met12 genomic window:
- the purB gene encoding adenylosuccinate lyase, which produces MAIHPIEYRYGTPEMKRIWTEEAKLRKLLEVERALAKAEADVGLISKKAAEAIAAGIKKVTVDRVKEIEEDIHHDMMAVVLALAEQCGDAGGWVHFGATSNDILDTGLALQLRDAVELLEAKLDKLNNALLNQAEAHKHTVCAGRTHGQIGVPTTYGLRFAIWASEVDRHLQRLDQLRPRILVGQMSGAVGTGAAFGPDAIKIKDKTMKLLGLDAVDVSNQLIQRDRHAEFIMFLANVATTLDKVCIEIRNLQRSEIAEVEEGFGTKQVGSSTMPHKRNPIKSEQVCGLARVIRAYVEPALLNNTLWDERDLTNSSCERIIIPEAVILTDHIINLTADIIKNLRFNPENIRRNLELLRGVNMAEAVMIALAKKVGRQEAHRVVRKCAMEAHTSGEHMRDVLLKEAIVTKHLTPDEIEHLMDPNNYIGTAVEQVESVVKKLRR; this is translated from the coding sequence ATGGCAATTCATCCAATTGAATACCGATATGGCACGCCTGAGATGAAAAGAATCTGGACCGAAGAGGCGAAGCTCAGGAAGCTGTTGGAGGTAGAGAGAGCGCTGGCAAAGGCAGAGGCAGATGTGGGATTGATTTCGAAAAAAGCCGCAGAGGCGATTGCTGCCGGCATCAAAAAAGTCACCGTGGACAGGGTCAAAGAGATCGAGGAGGACATTCATCACGACATGATGGCGGTGGTACTTGCACTGGCTGAACAATGCGGAGACGCTGGTGGATGGGTTCATTTCGGCGCCACTTCCAATGACATTCTGGATACGGGGCTGGCACTCCAGTTGAGGGATGCCGTAGAACTTTTAGAGGCGAAACTGGATAAGCTGAATAATGCATTGCTCAATCAAGCGGAAGCGCATAAACACACCGTCTGTGCTGGCAGAACGCACGGCCAGATCGGAGTCCCGACTACATATGGGCTCCGCTTTGCAATATGGGCATCCGAAGTGGACAGGCATCTCCAGCGGCTGGACCAATTGAGGCCCAGGATTCTCGTCGGTCAGATGAGCGGTGCGGTGGGCACTGGAGCCGCTTTTGGCCCTGATGCAATTAAAATCAAGGATAAAACGATGAAACTATTGGGATTAGACGCAGTCGATGTCTCCAATCAGCTCATCCAGCGCGATAGACATGCAGAGTTCATAATGTTCCTGGCGAATGTCGCAACGACACTTGACAAGGTCTGCATCGAGATTCGAAACCTCCAGCGCAGTGAGATTGCCGAGGTAGAAGAAGGCTTTGGCACCAAACAGGTGGGTTCGTCCACCATGCCGCACAAACGCAATCCGATAAAATCTGAACAGGTATGCGGACTGGCTAGAGTTATTAGGGCATATGTGGAGCCTGCCTTATTGAACAACACGCTCTGGGATGAGCGCGACCTGACCAATTCCTCGTGTGAGCGGATTATCATCCCTGAAGCGGTAATCCTCACCGACCACATCATCAATCTGACGGCGGACATCATCAAAAACCTTCGATTCAACCCCGAAAACATCCGCCGCAATTTAGAGCTCTTGCGTGGAGTGAACATGGCCGAAGCGGTGATGATAGCGCTGGCAAAGAAGGTTGGAAGACAGGAGGCACACAGGGTCGTCAGAAAATGCGCGATGGAGGCGCATACATCAGGTGAGCACATGAGAGATGTCCTTCTTAAAGAGGCAATTGTCACCAAACATCTCACGCCTGACGAGATCGAGCATCTGATGGACCCAAACAATTACATCGGCACGGCCGTCGAACAGGTGGAGAGCGTCGTGAAGAAATTGAGGAGATAA
- a CDS encoding asparagine synthase-related protein, producing MISDEGTVVKLLGDALQKAVAERLAPKTGLAFSGGVDSSLISAMARSDISDMNLYSVGFEGSHDLRHAQYAAELLELDGNLHTKIITQKEIEEHILDVIRSVKSSDLMAIEIGLPLFITAREAHKDGMKVMLSGQGADELFAGYQRYIRSVEFPKEIQLRHFFKMAHLHLADEIEKDVKNLVEIGVKRDHAVASANSIELRTPYLDRNVIEIGLQIAPELKIRKKDRTYMRKYILRRVAENIIPHELAWMEKKAMQYGTGVHRELGKLAISRGFESTKCYLTSLAQEVI from the coding sequence ATGATAAGCGACGAAGGAACTGTCGTCAAGCTCCTCGGTGATGCGTTGCAAAAAGCGGTTGCTGAAAGACTTGCTCCAAAAACAGGGCTCGCGTTTTCTGGCGGAGTGGACAGTTCGCTGATAAGTGCAATGGCTCGAAGTGATATAAGTGATATGAATCTATATTCCGTTGGATTTGAAGGGTCTCACGACCTTCGACATGCCCAGTATGCTGCTGAATTGCTGGAACTGGATGGCAACCTGCACACCAAAATCATCACCCAGAAAGAGATAGAGGAGCATATACTGGATGTCATACGGTCGGTCAAGAGCTCTGACCTGATGGCGATCGAAATAGGACTTCCGCTGTTCATCACGGCCAGAGAAGCGCACAAGGACGGCATGAAGGTAATGCTCTCTGGGCAGGGCGCGGACGAATTATTTGCAGGGTATCAGCGCTATATACGAAGTGTTGAATTTCCGAAGGAAATACAACTCCGCCATTTCTTCAAAATGGCGCACTTGCATCTTGCAGATGAGATAGAAAAAGATGTCAAGAATCTTGTCGAGATCGGCGTTAAAAGAGACCACGCGGTGGCATCTGCAAACTCCATTGAACTGAGAACGCCATATCTCGATCGGAATGTCATCGAAATAGGTTTGCAGATAGCTCCAGAATTGAAAATCCGTAAAAAAGATAGAACTTATATGAGGAAGTACATTCTGAGAAGGGTAGCCGAAAACATCATACCACATGAACTCGCTTGGATGGAAAAGAAGGCAATGCAATACGGCACTGGTGTGCACAGAGAGCTTGGCAAGCTTGCCATATCCCGTGGATTTGAGAGCACCAAGTGCTACCTCACCTCACTTGCGCAAGAAGTAATTTAG
- the gatC gene encoding Asp-tRNA(Asn)/Glu-tRNA(Gln) amidotransferase subunit GatC encodes MITKRDVEHIGWLARIKLTEEEKSKFTEQFNSILDYFERLDEVDPDVPPAHNISGLVNVFRADVVRGSMSRDDALDNAPKKEGEFFKGPRVV; translated from the coding sequence ATGATTACCAAAAGAGATGTAGAACACATCGGATGGCTGGCAAGGATAAAACTGACAGAAGAAGAAAAGAGTAAGTTTACGGAGCAGTTTAACTCCATATTGGACTATTTTGAGAGACTGGATGAAGTGGACCCGGATGTGCCTCCCGCCCATAATATATCTGGACTTGTGAACGTTTTTCGGGCTGATGTCGTGAGAGGTTCCATGAGTCGGGATGATGCCCTCGACAATGCGCCCAAGAAGGAGGGGGAATTTTTCAAAGGTCCGAGGGTCGTGTAG
- the gatA gene encoding Asp-tRNA(Asn)/Glu-tRNA(Gln) amidotransferase subunit GatA, which translates to MNVSEAKKRAEDESVEEVVTSLFDNIEKSELNAFITLAKESALKEARKVDRNGAKGALGGIPIALKDCISTKGIETTCGSRILKGYVPPYDAHVVERLRAEGAIIIGKTNMDEFAMGPSTETSYFGPTKNPHDLSRVAGGSSGGSAAAVAGEGVPIALGSDTGGSVRCPASFCGIVGLKPTYGLVSRYGLIAYANSLEQIGPFACNVEDVALLLNVIAGYDPRDSTSMDKKCEYTKELRDDVSDVKIGVPKEFFGEGIDEDVEKAVWDGIKILEDVGASYTEISLPHTKYSLAAYYIIAMSEASSNLARFDGLRYGLRLGKDEDWHTTFSEIRAQGFGEEVKRRVLLGTYALSAGYYGKYYLKALKVRTLVKRNFDAALKDVDVLITPTMPFPAFKIGEKTDDPLALYLADVNTVPINLAGVPSISVPCGFSGKLPIGMQIIGRHFDEGKILRMAYTFERHAGVRC; encoded by the coding sequence ATGAACGTCAGCGAGGCAAAAAAGAGGGCAGAGGATGAATCCGTGGAAGAAGTAGTCACATCCCTATTTGACAATATCGAAAAAAGCGAGCTAAACGCATTCATAACCCTTGCAAAGGAGAGCGCATTGAAGGAGGCGAGGAAGGTAGACAGAAACGGTGCGAAAGGGGCACTGGGAGGGATTCCAATTGCGCTCAAGGACTGTATCTCTACCAAGGGCATAGAGACTACGTGTGGCTCCAGAATTCTAAAGGGATATGTACCGCCCTATGATGCTCATGTCGTCGAACGATTGCGGGCAGAGGGTGCAATCATAATCGGAAAAACGAACATGGACGAATTTGCGATGGGGCCATCCACGGAAACCAGTTATTTTGGCCCCACCAAGAATCCGCATGATTTGAGCCGCGTGGCAGGTGGCTCTTCTGGCGGAAGTGCAGCAGCCGTGGCAGGAGAGGGTGTTCCAATTGCGCTGGGCTCGGATACTGGCGGGTCGGTCCGCTGTCCTGCATCATTCTGCGGCATAGTGGGATTAAAGCCAACCTACGGACTGGTATCCAGATATGGATTGATCGCATATGCCAATTCGTTAGAGCAAATCGGCCCTTTTGCTTGCAACGTAGAGGATGTTGCGCTCCTCCTGAATGTGATCGCAGGCTATGACCCAAGAGATTCGACCTCTATGGATAAAAAATGTGAATACACGAAAGAGCTCAGGGACGATGTATCCGATGTAAAAATAGGCGTGCCAAAGGAGTTCTTCGGCGAAGGTATCGATGAAGATGTGGAAAAAGCGGTATGGGATGGCATCAAAATTCTGGAAGACGTGGGCGCATCCTACACAGAAATCAGCTTGCCGCACACCAAATACTCCCTGGCAGCTTACTATATCATCGCGATGTCGGAAGCCAGCTCCAATCTAGCGCGATTTGATGGGCTTAGATATGGTCTTCGTTTGGGAAAGGATGAGGATTGGCATACCACGTTTTCAGAGATAAGGGCACAGGGTTTTGGGGAGGAAGTGAAACGAAGGGTCCTCTTGGGCACATATGCGCTCTCAGCTGGGTATTATGGAAAATATTATCTAAAAGCGCTAAAGGTGCGCACGCTGGTCAAGCGTAATTTTGATGCTGCGCTGAAAGATGTAGACGTCCTTATCACGCCGACCATGCCGTTCCCAGCGTTCAAGATAGGCGAAAAGACCGATGACCCGCTGGCTCTGTACTTGGCAGATGTGAACACCGTTCCGATTAACCTGGCAGGCGTGCCCTCCATATCGGTCCCATGTGGATTCTCGGGAAAACTGCCGATCGGCATGCAAATCATCGGGCGCCACTTCGATGAGGGCAAAATCCTAAGGATGGCATATACCTTCGAACGACATGCAGGGGTGAGATGTTGA
- the gatB gene encoding Asp-tRNA(Asn)/Glu-tRNA(Gln) amidotransferase subunit GatB yields the protein MLKSRKEPGDVIIGLEVHVQLNKLNSKLFCGCSPKYHDAEPNTHTCPVCLGLPGALPVLNEGAVVDAVKVALALNCKIEERTLFYRKNYYYLDLPKGFQISQYDYPIAIDGKISVNGTGGGERHIRIRRVHIEEDPARLVHKGPIECSRYSLIDYNRSGVALIEVVTEPDLRSPKEAREFLNVLRNILEYLDVFDESLEGALRVDANISLAGGTRTEVKNISSYRGVEKALLFEIVRQKNLVRRGIKITQETRHYDEKRGVTISLRTKEEEQDYRYFPEPDLVPLGVCNRIDDIRESLPELPDTKRQRFVQQYGISEYHAKVLTSELRLSNFFETVASEIDPILSATWIADVLKGELNYRGLGISAFPPKHMIQILQILRGKNITEKSAVQVIRTILDRGGEPADIIKQKGLIKVEESTIAKAVAEAIKENPAAVQDCRNGKNEALHFLMGQVMKKTHGRADPNIVNKLLKEKLQCT from the coding sequence ATGTTGAAGAGCCGTAAAGAGCCTGGGGACGTTATCATTGGTCTAGAAGTCCACGTGCAGCTGAACAAACTCAACTCAAAGCTGTTCTGCGGTTGTTCACCTAAATACCACGATGCCGAGCCAAACACGCATACGTGCCCGGTCTGCCTTGGGCTGCCTGGCGCATTGCCTGTCCTGAACGAGGGTGCCGTAGTGGATGCCGTCAAGGTAGCGCTAGCGTTGAACTGCAAGATCGAGGAGCGGACGCTATTTTATCGAAAGAACTACTACTATCTTGATCTGCCGAAGGGCTTTCAGATTTCACAATACGATTATCCGATTGCTATAGATGGAAAAATCAGCGTTAATGGGACAGGAGGGGGCGAGCGCCATATCAGGATCAGAAGGGTGCATATAGAGGAGGACCCGGCACGACTGGTGCATAAAGGTCCCATCGAATGCTCGCGATATTCATTAATCGACTATAACAGATCTGGCGTGGCGTTGATCGAGGTGGTGACAGAACCAGACCTGCGATCGCCAAAAGAGGCGAGGGAGTTCCTGAATGTGTTGAGGAACATACTGGAGTATTTGGATGTCTTTGACGAGTCTCTGGAGGGTGCCCTAAGGGTCGATGCAAACATATCACTGGCAGGCGGAACCAGAACCGAAGTGAAAAACATATCCTCCTACAGAGGCGTGGAAAAGGCGCTGTTGTTCGAGATTGTACGCCAGAAAAACCTGGTGCGGAGGGGCATCAAAATCACGCAGGAGACGCGCCATTACGATGAGAAAAGGGGAGTCACGATCTCGCTCAGGACTAAAGAAGAGGAGCAGGACTACAGGTATTTCCCGGAACCTGACCTGGTGCCGCTTGGAGTGTGCAACAGGATTGATGATATCAGAGAGAGTTTGCCAGAGCTGCCAGATACTAAGCGCCAGCGATTCGTCCAACAGTATGGCATATCAGAGTATCATGCAAAAGTGCTCACCTCTGAACTAAGGCTATCTAACTTTTTTGAAACCGTCGCATCTGAAATAGACCCCATTTTAAGCGCCACATGGATTGCAGACGTTTTGAAGGGCGAGTTGAATTATCGCGGCTTGGGCATCAGCGCATTTCCACCCAAACACATGATACAAATTTTGCAAATACTGAGGGGGAAAAATATCACGGAAAAGAGCGCAGTGCAGGTCATACGAACGATACTGGACAGGGGCGGTGAGCCGGCCGATATCATCAAACAAAAGGGCCTTATAAAAGTAGAGGAAAGTACAATTGCCAAGGCAGTCGCCGAGGCCATCAAAGAGAACCCTGCTGCAGTTCAAGATTGCCGCAATGGAAAAAATGAGGCGCTGCATTTTCTTATGGGACAAGTGATGAAGAAGACGCACGGAAGGGCAGACCCAAACATAGTTAATAAATTGCTAAAGGAGAAGTTACAATGCACCTGA
- a CDS encoding DNA topoisomerase I yields the protein MHLIITEKNNTAKRIAQILSKGSVEQKKIDGVNIYEYDDSTIVGLSGHIVTIDFPDRYNNWSEVEPHELIEAEIISIPVQKKIVNVLKKLAKKADRITIATDYDREGELIGVEALRLTLSTVPVDRVRYSAITPSEIANAFLNPSNIDLNLASAGEARQKIDLVWGAALTRFISLSSRRLGKNFLSVGRVQSPLLALLVNREKEIEAFKTTPYWEIHALCRNGGEFTAKHEKGRFLEKGEAESIISRLGREGIISKLEQEEQIENPPIPFNTTEFLRASSAIGLSPANAMRIAEGLYIDGWISYPRTDNTVYPKSLDTREIIRSLSKHDEFKEHADALLKKDVLKPTRGKKETTDHPPIYPVTAAKKSALGVDEWKIYELVVRRFFATFADPAIWENTKVSVDIGGETFKADGLRLLDAGWRWHYPYNTPKETILPSLRNDEQLDIVKVDLIERETKPPKRYGQGTLIKKMEDLGLGTKSTRHEMLSKLYARGYVYGNPVRPTKTAMVVVDTLERYAEIITQPDMSRTLEEDMDGIAEGRISEEAVVQESKDMLNSVFGVLNERREHISDSLRKGLREENIIGACPECSSDLTVRRSKRGGRFIGCTGYPDCTFTLPLPKSGRLIVTQNSCEIHGLHMVKIISKGRRAWDLGCPYCNYIEWQKSKKE from the coding sequence ATGCACCTGATAATCACCGAGAAAAACAATACGGCAAAGAGAATTGCGCAAATTCTATCAAAGGGGTCGGTAGAGCAGAAGAAGATTGACGGAGTAAACATATATGAATACGATGACAGTACGATTGTTGGATTGAGCGGTCACATCGTCACCATCGATTTTCCAGATAGATATAATAACTGGTCAGAGGTGGAGCCGCACGAATTGATAGAGGCCGAAATCATCTCAATTCCGGTCCAAAAAAAGATCGTCAACGTGCTCAAAAAACTGGCGAAAAAGGCAGACAGAATCACGATTGCTACCGATTACGATCGAGAGGGGGAGTTGATTGGCGTGGAGGCGCTGCGGTTGACCCTGTCAACCGTTCCAGTGGACAGGGTGCGGTATTCAGCAATTACGCCATCCGAGATCGCCAATGCGTTTTTAAACCCATCTAATATCGATTTGAACCTGGCATCAGCAGGCGAGGCGCGCCAGAAGATCGACCTGGTGTGGGGTGCTGCGCTGACCAGATTTATCTCGCTGTCATCGCGCCGCCTCGGCAAGAATTTTCTTTCGGTCGGACGTGTACAGAGTCCACTGCTTGCTCTGCTGGTCAACAGAGAAAAAGAGATAGAGGCATTTAAGACGACGCCATACTGGGAGATTCATGCGCTGTGTCGAAACGGCGGCGAATTCACCGCAAAGCATGAAAAGGGGCGCTTTCTGGAGAAGGGCGAAGCCGAATCTATCATATCACGACTGGGTAGAGAGGGAATTATCTCCAAGTTGGAACAGGAAGAACAGATTGAGAACCCCCCCATACCGTTTAACACAACCGAATTTTTAAGGGCATCCAGTGCGATAGGCCTCTCGCCTGCAAATGCAATGAGAATCGCCGAAGGGCTATATATCGATGGATGGATCAGTTACCCGCGCACGGATAACACGGTCTACCCAAAGAGCCTTGATACGAGAGAGATTATCAGGTCATTATCCAAACACGACGAATTTAAAGAACATGCTGATGCCCTGCTTAAAAAAGATGTGTTAAAACCCACCAGGGGCAAAAAGGAGACGACCGACCATCCTCCCATATATCCAGTCACAGCTGCGAAAAAGAGCGCTCTGGGAGTGGACGAGTGGAAGATTTATGAACTCGTCGTGCGGAGGTTCTTTGCGACATTTGCAGACCCTGCCATATGGGAGAATACCAAAGTTTCGGTCGATATCGGCGGCGAGACTTTCAAAGCAGACGGACTGCGGTTACTCGACGCTGGTTGGCGCTGGCATTATCCATATAATACTCCTAAAGAGACAATCTTGCCCTCACTGAGAAACGACGAGCAATTGGATATCGTAAAAGTCGATTTGATTGAGAGAGAAACTAAACCGCCGAAACGATATGGACAGGGTACCCTGATCAAGAAGATGGAAGATCTGGGACTCGGCACTAAATCCACGCGACATGAGATGCTGAGCAAGTTATATGCACGTGGATATGTGTATGGAAACCCGGTAAGGCCCACGAAAACAGCGATGGTAGTAGTCGATACGCTGGAGAGGTATGCAGAAATAATCACCCAACCAGATATGAGCAGGACGCTCGAAGAGGACATGGATGGGATTGCAGAAGGGCGAATTAGCGAGGAGGCGGTGGTACAAGAATCAAAGGATATGCTGAACTCGGTATTCGGGGTTTTAAACGAGAGACGCGAGCATATAAGCGATTCGCTCAGGAAAGGATTGCGCGAGGAGAACATCATCGGTGCCTGCCCAGAATGCAGTTCGGACCTGACCGTACGTAGATCCAAGAGAGGAGGGCGCTTTATAGGATGCACAGGATACCCAGATTGTACTTTCACGCTGCCCCTCCCGAAAAGCGGGCGTCTGATCGTCACCCAGAATAGCTGCGAGATTCACGGACTGCATATGGTTAAAATCATAAGCAAGGGGCGCAGGGCGTGGGACCTCGGATGCCCATATTGTAATTATATTGAATGGCAAAAATCGAAGAAGGAGTGA
- a CDS encoding nucleotidyltransferase domain-containing protein has protein sequence MSPMTVKRTLDLVVNQRFLTKKKVKNQILYRANMDSAAFKHFKIAYNLAWLEERRAVKIIRTTMKNVRAILLFGSYAKGENDAKSDVDLLVVSRDRQTPDLAERLEHRGRDWLDIGREVNLLNFSITEWSRQAKENRALYLDVITEGIVLYGTRPVVE, from the coding sequence ATGAGTCCTATGACCGTAAAAAGAACGCTGGATTTGGTAGTAAATCAAAGATTTTTGACAAAAAAGAAAGTGAAGAATCAGATACTTTACAGAGCCAACATGGACAGCGCTGCCTTCAAACATTTTAAAATCGCATACAATCTTGCGTGGCTTGAAGAGAGGAGAGCTGTGAAGATCATCAGAACAACGATGAAAAATGTGAGGGCAATTCTTTTATTCGGGAGCTACGCAAAAGGAGAAAATGATGCGAAAAGTGATGTGGATTTATTGGTAGTTTCAAGAGACAGACAAACTCCAGATCTCGCTGAGCGTCTTGAACATCGTGGTAGAGATTGGTTGGACATCGGTAGAGAAGTAAATTTACTTAACTTTTCTATCACTGAGTGGTCAAGACAGGCCAAAGAGAATAGAGCGTTGTATCTAGACGTAATCACGGAAGGTATCGTGCTCTACGGGACGAGGCCGGTGGTAGAATGA
- a CDS encoding HEPN domain-containing protein yields the protein MSLDECYRKRLLRKGRPDKLKAKKAIEIAEQKLYRATELFDHNFPDEAMVASYTAMLQSARALLFKDGVFERSHWCVIEYLRENYVKKRLLEPSHVNWLDIYRQDAQIY from the coding sequence ATGAGTCTAGACGAGTGTTACAGGAAACGATTGCTGAGGAAAGGTAGGCCAGACAAACTTAAAGCCAAAAAGGCTATTGAAATCGCTGAGCAAAAACTATACAGGGCTACGGAATTGTTTGACCATAATTTTCCGGATGAGGCGATGGTTGCGAGCTATACTGCGATGCTCCAATCTGCCAGGGCGTTATTGTTCAAGGACGGCGTATTTGAGAGGAGTCACTGGTGCGTCATCGAATATCTCAGAGAAAATTATGTCAAAAAGAGGTTGTTAGAGCCAAGCCATGTAAATTGGTTGGATATTTATAGACAAGACGCGCAAATTTATTAA
- a CDS encoding geranylgeranylglyceryl/heptaprenylglyceryl phosphate synthase produces the protein MTVEAHLNEVIRRDGAAHLTLIDPDSQSPEVAAKIAAEASTGGTDAIMVGGSTGAGGTKLDQTILAVKEQVDLPTILFPSDAGGLNKHADAVFFMTLLNSRDVTYLITHQALGAPLIKKYGIEPIPMAYIVIAPGGTVGWVGDAKLIPREKPELAAAYALAAKYLGMRWVYLEAGSGADKSVPPIMIKAVKEAIGDTKLIVGGGVRDGVTAGQCVKAGADVIVTGTAVERGDVRSKIEEIVRAIKK, from the coding sequence GTGACGGTAGAAGCACACCTCAATGAGGTCATTCGACGGGATGGAGCCGCACACCTGACGTTAATAGACCCGGATTCACAGAGCCCCGAGGTAGCAGCAAAGATAGCGGCTGAAGCATCCACAGGTGGAACCGATGCCATCATGGTCGGTGGCTCTACAGGGGCAGGTGGCACAAAACTCGACCAGACCATATTGGCGGTCAAAGAACAAGTGGACCTGCCGACGATTCTGTTTCCAAGCGATGCGGGTGGGCTGAACAAACATGCGGATGCGGTGTTCTTCATGACCTTACTGAATTCCAGAGACGTGACATACCTCATCACTCACCAGGCTCTCGGGGCGCCTCTCATCAAAAAATACGGCATCGAGCCCATTCCAATGGCGTACATCGTCATCGCACCTGGCGGAACGGTTGGCTGGGTGGGAGATGCCAAGTTGATTCCAAGGGAAAAGCCAGAACTGGCGGCAGCCTACGCGCTTGCAGCAAAATATCTTGGAATGCGCTGGGTTTATCTTGAAGCAGGGTCAGGCGCAGATAAATCAGTTCCGCCCATTATGATCAAGGCGGTCAAGGAGGCCATTGGCGATACCAAACTCATCGTTGGCGGTGGGGTCAGGGACGGCGTGACTGCAGGACAATGTGTTAAGGCAGGCGCAGACGTCATCGTAACTGGAACGGCTGTGGAAAGGGGCGACGTGCGGTCTAAGATTGAGGAGATCGTTAGGGCGATCAAAAAGTAA
- a CDS encoding 50S ribosomal protein L40e translates to MARFPEAEKKLLNVKICMKCKARNSVRADRCRKCGYTGLRMKSKMSKAGKG, encoded by the coding sequence ATGGCACGATTTCCAGAGGCAGAGAAAAAATTACTCAATGTTAAAATATGCATGAAATGTAAAGCGCGCAATTCGGTACGGGCTGACAGATGCAGAAAATGCGGTTATACAGGATTGCGAATGAAATCCAAGATGAGCAAGGCAGGAAAGGGATAA
- a CDS encoding DUF367 family protein, with the protein MSMMDVPLYVYHAHQCAPKKCTAKKLVRLGMVRLYNAIKRLPSGAILLDPTAERAFSPVDGKWAQKGIIVLDCSWEEVERVFSLLREKRMVHRALPFLLAANPVNYGKPFKLSSVEALAAALYILGQRERAEQILAKFKWGLEFLELNRAPLEEYSGAKDSKEVIEIQEGYM; encoded by the coding sequence ATGTCGATGATGGATGTCCCCTTATATGTATATCACGCGCACCAATGCGCGCCCAAGAAATGCACTGCTAAAAAATTGGTGCGGCTCGGCATGGTTAGATTGTACAATGCTATAAAAAGGCTACCTTCTGGCGCGATATTGCTCGACCCCACCGCGGAAAGGGCATTTTCTCCTGTCGACGGGAAATGGGCACAGAAGGGCATCATCGTGCTTGATTGTTCGTGGGAAGAGGTTGAACGGGTTTTTTCTTTGCTCAGGGAAAAACGGATGGTGCATAGAGCGTTGCCGTTCTTGCTTGCCGCAAATCCCGTTAACTATGGCAAACCGTTCAAGCTGAGCAGTGTCGAGGCGCTGGCGGCAGCATTATATATTCTTGGACAAAGGGAACGGGCAGAACAAATTCTCGCTAAATTCAAGTGGGGATTGGAATTTTTAGAACTCAACAGGGCGCCACTGGAAGAGTATTCGGGGGCAAAGGATAGCAAGGAAGTGATTGAAATTCAGGAGGGGTATATGTGA
- a CDS encoding ribonuclease P — translation MAKQRIERLFELAEQEFREHPERSDIYIHLARRIGMRHNVRIPRELKRRMCRHCYSYLVPGGNARVRLRGEYVAVTCLSCKKLMRYPYGQKKAI, via the coding sequence ATGGCGAAACAGCGCATAGAAAGGCTGTTTGAACTTGCCGAACAGGAATTCAGGGAGCATCCAGAAAGGAGCGACATATATATCCACCTGGCAAGGCGAATCGGAATGCGCCACAACGTCAGGATTCCGAGAGAACTGAAGAGACGGATGTGCAGGCACTGTTACTCTTATCTCGTGCCAGGTGGCAACGCGCGTGTGCGACTGCGGGGAGAATACGTGGCAGTAACCTGCCTATCATGTAAAAAATTGATGAGATATCCATATGGACAAAAAAAGGCTATATAA
- a CDS encoding YhbY family RNA-binding protein, whose product MDKKRLYKLKSDAALLDPVMQVGKNGVTEMLADELKGQLKKMRLVKVKFLRSATDGAGIEQVAQQLSQATKSELIEIRGRTAVYFKR is encoded by the coding sequence ATGGACAAAAAAAGGCTATATAAACTCAAGTCAGATGCGGCATTGCTCGACCCGGTTATGCAGGTTGGCAAAAACGGCGTTACGGAAATGCTTGCAGATGAGTTGAAAGGGCAATTGAAGAAGATGCGCCTTGTCAAGGTCAAATTCCTTAGGTCTGCTACGGATGGCGCAGGGATAGAGCAAGTTGCACAACAGCTCTCTCAAGCGACAAAATCCGAGTTAATCGAGATAAGGGGGAGAACTGCAGTATATTTTAAAAGATGA